The following proteins are co-located in the Desulfurobacteriaceae bacterium genome:
- the cimA gene encoding citramalate synthase translates to MVYIYDTTLRDGAQTRGISFSLEDKLRITQALDELGVHYIEGGWPGSNPKDLAYFETVKGLDLKNSKIVAFSSTKRKGIKIEDDANIQQLVKTEVPAVTVFGKSWDLHVTEALKISLEENLELIYETITYLKKYFDEVFFDAEHFFDGYKENPEYAMKTLKAAESAGADCLVLCDTNGGTLWYEAEKIFDDVIKEVKAPLGIHAHNDSDMAVINSLIAVKKGAIQIQGTINGLGERCGNANLCSIIPNLVLKMGYESIPKESLKKLYSVSRLVSELSNRPHPVNLPFVGDNAFAHKAGVHVSAVEKNPRTYEHIDPSLVGNRRRIMVSELSGRSNIVNKAKELGIELEKNSEEVKKVLSKIKNLEAQGYHFEGADASFELLLKETLGLTKKYFELKGFRVFTEKRSENEEAYAEATIKVEIPEEIAREKGIKDRVEHTAAEGRGPVEALDKALRKALEKFYPSIKEVKLTDYKVRILNEASGTASSPRVLIESTDGKRKWGTVGVSPNVIEASWIALVDALKYKLMKDEEEEGKNS, encoded by the coding sequence ATGGTCTATATATACGATACGACTTTACGAGATGGTGCCCAGACAAGGGGGATTTCTTTTTCTCTTGAGGATAAGCTGAGAATTACTCAAGCTCTTGATGAACTTGGAGTTCATTACATAGAGGGTGGATGGCCGGGATCAAATCCAAAAGATCTGGCTTACTTTGAAACAGTAAAAGGTCTTGACCTAAAAAACTCCAAAATTGTTGCTTTCAGTTCAACAAAGAGAAAAGGAATAAAGATTGAGGATGACGCAAATATACAGCAGCTTGTAAAGACAGAAGTCCCTGCAGTAACGGTTTTTGGGAAATCTTGGGACTTACACGTAACAGAAGCTTTAAAGATAAGTCTTGAAGAAAACCTTGAACTAATCTATGAAACAATAACGTACCTTAAGAAATACTTTGATGAAGTTTTTTTCGATGCAGAACACTTTTTTGATGGATACAAAGAGAATCCTGAATATGCTATGAAAACTTTAAAAGCTGCCGAGAGTGCTGGTGCAGATTGTTTAGTTCTTTGTGATACAAACGGTGGAACTTTGTGGTATGAAGCAGAAAAAATATTTGATGATGTTATAAAAGAGGTAAAAGCTCCTCTTGGAATTCATGCCCACAATGATTCAGATATGGCAGTTATAAATTCTTTAATAGCAGTTAAAAAGGGTGCTATCCAGATTCAAGGAACAATTAACGGTCTTGGTGAAAGATGTGGAAATGCAAATCTTTGTTCAATAATCCCTAACCTTGTTCTAAAAATGGGATATGAGTCCATACCAAAAGAGAGCCTTAAGAAACTCTATTCTGTTTCAAGGCTTGTTTCTGAACTTTCCAATAGACCTCATCCTGTAAACCTTCCATTTGTTGGTGATAACGCCTTTGCCCACAAAGCTGGCGTTCATGTATCAGCAGTAGAAAAGAATCCAAGAACTTACGAGCATATAGACCCAAGCCTTGTTGGAAATAGAAGAAGAATTATGGTCTCTGAACTTTCTGGAAGAAGCAATATAGTAAACAAAGCAAAAGAACTTGGAATAGAACTTGAAAAGAACTCTGAAGAGGTTAAAAAAGTTCTCTCCAAGATTAAGAATCTTGAAGCTCAAGGTTATCATTTTGAAGGAGCAGACGCCTCCTTTGAGCTTCTTTTAAAAGAAACTTTAGGGCTTACTAAAAAATACTTTGAGTTAAAAGGTTTTAGAGTTTTCACAGAAAAGAGATCTGAAAACGAAGAAGCCTATGCAGAAGCTACCATAAAGGTAGAGATTCCTGAAGAAATAGCGAGAGAAAAAGGTATAAAAGACAGAGTAGAGCATACAGCTGCTGAAGGTAGAGGACCAGTAGAAGCTCTTGATAAGGCATTAAGGAAAGCTCTTGAGAAGTTTTACCCTTCAATAAAAGAAGTAAAGCTTACTGACTACAAAGTTAGAATCTTAAATGAAGCTAGCGGAACAGCTTCTTCCCCAAGAGTTTTAATAGAATCAACCGACGGTAAGAGAAAGTGGGGAACGGTTGGGGTTTCACCTAACGTGATAGAAGCATCTTGGATAGCCCTTGTAGATGCGTTAAAATACAAACTAATGAAAGACGAAGAAGAGGAAGGGAAAAATTCTTAA
- the leuD gene encoding 3-isopropylmalate dehydratase small subunit codes for MSDILKGRAFKFGDDINTDEIIPARYLNTSDPSELAKHVMEDADPEFPKKVQKGDIIVAGKNFGCGSSREHAPIAIKAAGVSAVIAKSFARIFYRNAINIGLPIFESPEAVEGIEEGDIVEINQETGVIKNLTKGTEFKANPIPPDIRKIMEAGGLMEYAKQKLGLK; via the coding sequence ATGTCTGATATTTTAAAAGGAAGAGCTTTTAAGTTTGGAGATGATATTAACACTGATGAAATTATTCCTGCAAGATATCTAAATACGTCTGACCCTTCTGAACTTGCTAAACACGTTATGGAGGATGCTGATCCAGAGTTTCCAAAGAAAGTTCAAAAGGGAGATATTATAGTTGCAGGAAAGAACTTTGGATGTGGTTCTTCAAGAGAACACGCTCCAATAGCTATAAAAGCAGCTGGGGTATCTGCAGTTATTGCTAAGTCCTTTGCAAGAATCTTCTATAGAAATGCAATAAACATTGGACTTCCAATTTTTGAGTCTCCAGAAGCTGTTGAAGGAATAGAAGAAGGGGATATTGTTGAGATAAATCAAGAAACTGGCGTTATTAAGAACTTAACAAAAGGAACAGAGTTTAAAGCAAATCCTATTCCACCTGATATTAGAAAAATCATGGAAGCTGGTGGTTTAATGGAATACGCTAAGCAAAAGCTAGGATTAAAGTAA
- the gltB gene encoding glutamate synthase large subunit, producing MAIKFKDSCGVGFIANINGEKSYSIIDKGLRAVANLTHRGATLADGKTGDGSGILFQVPHEFFINEAKKIDRDFKADKVAVGVFFLKGNVDKAKEIIEKEVKETLRFCIFRDVPIDTKECGEIARKALPEIIQVIAPANKSLLEIYVLRRKLEKLLKAISPDNYVVSFSDRLVAYKGMLLAPDLRKFYLDLQNEEIKSSLAIFHQRYSTNTNPEWRLAQPLRLIAHNGEINTITANRNFIKAVEPILNHPKIKEKVETILPLVEFDESDSASLDRVFELMIVCGIDPRIAINILVPPAYELLNNVKDEVKAFFKFTSLLMKPWDGPAAIAFTDGKVIGGKLDRNGLRPARYVITECGEVIFGSEVGMIDVPEKGVKEFGRLMPGETIVVDTENKTVKKNEDVLERIASSFRLEREVRRKLFNLKRTEKIEPKTRENLNKELVKFCYSREDLEEVIEYMAEMGKEPVFSMGDDTPIPNLLDKPYLLFKHFKQKFAQVTNPPIDPIREKAVMSLSIRLGAKVNFLNLEGKVLRRLELHSPLLTPSEFKELKDTNILKVDTFKMEFDTSLKEGLNKLFEEVKKSILEKGTELIILSDRDTKYPIPSILAVSGLTAFLERERLLHQVSIIVETGEARDTHQVAALIAFGASAVHPYLVFEYLKSKEIDLNLPYSELEKNYKKAIETGILKIMSKMGISVLASYHRSCLFDIVGISKEVVDKYFPNTFSPIGGITLEDIEEIVKERVKLAEKVEEPEYSGELKSRPNGIHHSWSPEVIRNIFKASKSGKYEDFKEVVKAVEKRPTHLRDLLTIKSDRKPIPVEEVEPVSSIVKRFIVPGMSVGALSKVAHEVIAEAMNILGAKSCSGEGGEDPVRYNTNKNSKIKQVASGRFGVTPSYLASAEEIEIKIAQGAKPGEGGHLPGHKVTSYIASLRYSVPGVALISPPPHHDIYSIEDLAQLIYDLKLANPKARITVKLVAESGVGTVASGVAKAKADIIQISGACGGTGASPLSSIKGAGLPWEIGLPETQKDLVENNLREKVVLRVDGGFKTGKDVVIAALMGAEEFGFGTAAMIAEGCVMDRDCHTNICPVGIATQDKNRICKFRGSVETVVNYFKLVAEDVRYILAQMGYRSLDEIIGRYDLLSENGELKDKFRYAKNLDLSFITQNPIYKLKRKELPYTPVESPLNEKIVRDVLQFIEKREKVFKEYEIKNTDRSVGVSLAYHIVKLLKEEEIEKEFIHLRFRGVAGQSFGAFLPKGVTLELVGEANDYVGKGLGGGTIVLRFPEEFKGEPHENIIAGNTLLYGATGGALFAGGVVGERFAVRNSGAIAVVEGAGQHACEYMVKGIVVILGKVGKNFGAGMTGGTAFVLDDEIEEKINKDYVEVRKLTTEDYEVLKSLLSKHYKFTRSKLAAKVLENRFLLESIRKVVPIGVKELEIKLSGMDKLPA from the coding sequence ATGGCAATAAAATTTAAAGACTCCTGTGGAGTAGGATTTATAGCAAACATTAACGGAGAAAAATCTTATTCAATAATAGATAAAGGATTAAGGGCAGTAGCCAACCTTACTCATAGAGGAGCAACTCTTGCAGACGGAAAAACAGGAGACGGTTCAGGTATTCTCTTTCAGGTTCCTCACGAGTTCTTTATAAACGAAGCCAAAAAAATAGACAGAGATTTTAAAGCTGATAAAGTAGCTGTTGGTGTCTTTTTCTTAAAAGGAAACGTAGACAAAGCCAAGGAAATTATAGAAAAGGAAGTTAAAGAAACTCTTAGATTTTGCATTTTTAGGGATGTTCCTATTGATACTAAAGAATGTGGAGAGATAGCAAGGAAAGCACTTCCAGAAATTATTCAAGTAATAGCTCCAGCAAACAAAAGCCTTTTGGAAATTTACGTATTAAGAAGAAAACTTGAAAAGCTACTGAAAGCTATTTCGCCTGACAACTACGTTGTTTCCTTTTCAGATAGACTAGTGGCCTACAAAGGAATGCTCTTAGCTCCAGATCTTAGAAAATTTTATTTAGATCTTCAGAACGAGGAAATAAAGAGCTCTCTTGCAATATTCCACCAAAGGTATTCTACCAATACAAACCCTGAGTGGAGATTGGCTCAGCCGTTAAGACTTATAGCTCACAACGGTGAAATAAACACTATTACAGCAAACAGAAACTTTATAAAGGCTGTAGAACCGATATTAAACCATCCGAAAATAAAAGAAAAAGTAGAAACCATCTTACCCTTGGTTGAATTTGATGAAAGCGATTCTGCTTCTTTAGATAGAGTTTTTGAATTAATGATTGTTTGTGGAATAGATCCAAGAATAGCAATAAACATTCTTGTTCCTCCTGCTTACGAGCTTTTAAACAACGTTAAGGATGAGGTGAAAGCTTTCTTTAAATTTACTTCTCTTCTTATGAAACCTTGGGATGGCCCTGCTGCCATAGCTTTCACCGATGGTAAAGTGATAGGTGGAAAGCTTGATAGGAACGGTCTAAGACCTGCAAGGTACGTTATTACCGAATGTGGCGAAGTAATATTTGGCTCAGAAGTTGGAATGATTGACGTTCCAGAAAAAGGAGTAAAAGAGTTTGGAAGGTTAATGCCTGGAGAAACCATTGTTGTTGATACCGAAAACAAGACAGTAAAGAAGAATGAGGATGTTTTAGAAAGAATAGCTTCTTCTTTCCGTTTAGAAAGAGAGGTTAGAAGAAAACTCTTTAACCTCAAAAGAACCGAAAAGATAGAACCTAAGACACGGGAAAACCTAAACAAAGAACTTGTAAAGTTTTGCTACTCAAGAGAAGATTTAGAAGAAGTTATTGAGTACATGGCTGAAATGGGAAAGGAACCAGTCTTTTCAATGGGAGATGACACTCCAATTCCTAACCTTTTAGATAAACCCTACTTACTATTTAAACACTTTAAGCAAAAGTTTGCCCAAGTTACAAATCCTCCGATAGATCCAATAAGAGAAAAAGCTGTAATGTCTTTAAGTATAAGACTTGGAGCAAAGGTCAACTTTTTAAACCTTGAGGGAAAAGTTCTAAGGAGATTAGAACTCCACTCTCCACTACTTACTCCTTCAGAATTTAAAGAACTGAAGGACACCAACATCTTAAAGGTTGACACCTTTAAAATGGAATTTGATACTTCACTTAAAGAAGGCTTAAATAAACTATTTGAAGAAGTTAAAAAGTCTATTTTAGAAAAAGGAACAGAACTTATTATCCTATCCGATAGAGACACTAAGTATCCAATTCCTTCAATATTAGCCGTTTCTGGACTTACTGCATTCCTTGAAAGGGAAAGACTTTTACATCAGGTATCAATAATTGTTGAAACAGGAGAAGCAAGAGATACCCATCAGGTAGCAGCTCTTATAGCTTTTGGAGCCTCAGCAGTCCATCCATACCTTGTTTTTGAGTATCTAAAATCAAAAGAAATAGACCTTAACCTGCCGTACTCAGAACTTGAGAAGAATTACAAGAAAGCTATTGAAACAGGTATCCTAAAGATAATGTCCAAAATGGGAATTTCTGTCCTTGCTTCTTACCATAGATCCTGTCTTTTTGACATTGTAGGAATCTCCAAAGAAGTTGTTGACAAATACTTCCCTAACACCTTCTCACCTATTGGTGGTATAACCTTAGAAGATATAGAAGAAATAGTTAAGGAAAGGGTCAAGTTAGCCGAAAAGGTAGAAGAGCCAGAATACAGTGGAGAACTAAAATCTCGTCCAAACGGTATTCACCACTCTTGGAGTCCAGAAGTTATAAGAAACATATTTAAAGCTTCAAAGAGTGGAAAGTACGAAGACTTCAAGGAAGTAGTAAAAGCTGTAGAGAAAAGACCTACCCATTTAAGAGATTTACTTACCATAAAGTCGGATAGAAAACCAATCCCTGTAGAAGAAGTTGAGCCGGTTTCTTCCATCGTTAAAAGATTTATTGTTCCCGGAATGTCAGTAGGAGCTCTTTCAAAAGTTGCCCACGAAGTAATAGCAGAAGCTATGAACATTTTGGGAGCAAAAAGCTGTAGTGGAGAAGGTGGAGAAGATCCAGTCCGTTACAACACCAACAAAAACAGCAAGATTAAGCAGGTAGCTTCTGGAAGGTTTGGAGTAACCCCCTCTTACTTAGCATCTGCTGAAGAGATAGAAATAAAAATTGCCCAAGGAGCAAAGCCTGGAGAAGGTGGTCATCTACCGGGACATAAAGTTACATCTTACATAGCATCTTTAAGATATTCTGTTCCAGGCGTAGCTTTAATATCTCCTCCTCCTCACCATGATATCTACTCAATTGAGGACTTAGCACAACTTATTTATGACTTAAAACTTGCTAACCCAAAGGCAAGAATAACCGTAAAGCTTGTTGCTGAAAGTGGAGTAGGAACAGTAGCATCCGGAGTTGCAAAGGCAAAAGCCGACATAATTCAAATTAGCGGTGCCTGTGGTGGAACAGGAGCATCTCCTCTTTCCTCAATAAAAGGAGCAGGTCTCCCTTGGGAAATAGGTCTTCCAGAGACCCAAAAAGACTTAGTTGAAAATAACTTGCGAGAAAAAGTTGTTTTAAGAGTAGACGGAGGGTTTAAAACAGGAAAAGACGTTGTAATAGCAGCATTAATGGGAGCTGAAGAGTTTGGATTTGGAACAGCCGCAATGATAGCTGAAGGCTGCGTAATGGATAGAGACTGCCATACCAATATTTGTCCCGTTGGGATAGCCACTCAGGATAAAAATAGAATCTGTAAGTTCAGAGGAAGCGTTGAAACTGTTGTCAACTACTTTAAGCTAGTAGCAGAAGATGTAAGGTACATATTAGCCCAAATGGGTTATAGAAGCTTAGACGAAATAATCGGAAGATATGACTTACTTAGCGAAAACGGAGAGTTAAAAGATAAGTTTAGATATGCAAAGAACTTGGATTTAAGTTTTATCACCCAAAATCCTATTTATAAACTAAAGAGAAAAGAATTACCTTACACTCCTGTAGAATCACCACTAAACGAAAAGATTGTAAGGGATGTTCTTCAATTTATAGAAAAGAGAGAAAAAGTATTTAAAGAGTACGAAATCAAGAATACTGACAGGAGTGTTGGGGTTTCACTTGCTTACCACATAGTTAAACTTCTTAAAGAAGAAGAAATTGAAAAGGAGTTTATCCACTTAAGATTTCGTGGGGTTGCTGGACAAAGTTTTGGGGCATTTTTACCAAAGGGAGTAACCTTAGAGCTTGTAGGAGAAGCTAACGATTATGTCGGAAAAGGGCTTGGCGGTGGAACAATAGTTTTAAGATTTCCTGAAGAGTTTAAAGGAGAGCCTCATGAGAACATAATAGCCGGAAATACTCTTCTTTATGGAGCAACAGGAGGAGCTCTCTTTGCAGGAGGAGTTGTTGGAGAAAGGTTTGCAGTCAGAAATAGTGGTGCGATTGCTGTTGTTGAAGGAGCTGGTCAACACGCCTGTGAGTATATGGTAAAAGGAATAGTTGTTATTTTAGGAAAAGTTGGAAAGAACTTTGGAGCTGGAATGACCGGAGGAACAGCATTTGTCCTTGATGACGAAATAGAAGAGAAGATTAACAAAGACTACGTTGAGGTACGAAAACTTACAACTGAAGACTACGAAGTTTTAAAGTCGCTACTTTCCAAACACTACAAATTCACAAGGAGTAAACTGGCTGCTAAAGTCCTTGAAAATAGATTCCTTTTAGAATCCATTAGAAAAGTAGTTCCTATAGGTGTTAAAGAGCTTGAAATAAAACTTTCTGGGATGGATAAGCTACCAGCTTAA
- a CDS encoding ion transporter has product MLKESFSKKILTRLKKVKIWLYNLLESDTGPYRLLYDTFALFIVVTSSVPIVLELWIDIPLPPDLQRLFDDYEEISLLFFVVEYILRFWVISDFIDDFREGLSNTGSYIKAFFIALEPKLKWMVKPYSIIDLLAILPIFRPFRTLRILRLLRLLKIFRYTYALRSLFLAIKEEAPIISFIVITLVLWIVTISLTVYIYEYNAGNKAFHSVFEAIYWGIVTISTVGYGDITPVTKEGKFLASLLISGGIVLVSALTATFSATLINRMNILKGEGLKMDKLKNHLVICGWSESGEELVEEIIRTGLDKEKPVVLVTELEKSELGVDISKYILYKKGDFTKEQILVEVSIQNASEVVILGERKEGLSDRNVDARTALTAMLVKTMNPKAKIYVEVLHDENAEVFEKRLGVNGVFMYGKVIGRLMFNSIVTPGSAKLMEKLLTNEGTIKKVKIKEVGNFETFGELIRYLRRYKALPIAIERKEEVILNPPDEEKLEDGDNVFVVF; this is encoded by the coding sequence ATTCTTAAAGAAAGTTTCTCCAAAAAAATTCTAACAAGACTAAAAAAAGTAAAAATATGGCTATACAACCTTCTTGAGAGTGATACAGGACCTTATCGCCTTCTTTATGATACTTTTGCTCTTTTTATAGTTGTTACTTCTTCTGTTCCTATTGTTTTGGAACTGTGGATAGATATTCCTTTACCTCCAGATCTTCAAAGACTGTTTGACGACTACGAGGAAATATCCCTTCTTTTCTTTGTTGTTGAGTACATTTTAAGGTTCTGGGTCATATCCGACTTTATAGATGATTTTAGAGAAGGTCTGTCAAATACAGGAAGCTATATAAAGGCGTTCTTTATAGCACTAGAGCCTAAACTGAAATGGATGGTAAAGCCCTACTCGATAATAGACCTTCTTGCAATACTTCCAATTTTTAGACCATTTAGAACGCTCAGAATACTTAGACTTTTAAGACTTTTAAAAATATTTAGATACACTTACGCTTTAAGAAGTCTTTTTTTAGCGATAAAGGAAGAAGCTCCTATAATCTCATTTATAGTTATCACATTAGTACTCTGGATAGTGACAATTTCGTTAACTGTATACATCTACGAATATAACGCTGGGAACAAAGCATTCCACTCCGTTTTTGAAGCCATATACTGGGGAATTGTAACGATCTCAACAGTCGGCTACGGAGATATTACTCCAGTCACAAAAGAAGGAAAATTCTTGGCATCTTTGCTAATAAGTGGGGGAATAGTTCTTGTATCAGCATTAACTGCTACTTTCTCAGCAACCCTTATAAACAGAATGAACATTCTTAAAGGAGAAGGACTAAAGATGGATAAATTAAAGAATCATCTTGTTATTTGTGGGTGGAGTGAAAGCGGTGAAGAGCTTGTAGAGGAAATAATAAGAACTGGACTGGACAAGGAAAAACCTGTTGTTTTAGTTACAGAACTTGAGAAATCTGAACTTGGAGTGGATATAAGCAAGTACATTCTTTATAAAAAAGGAGACTTTACAAAAGAACAGATTTTGGTTGAAGTTTCTATTCAAAACGCATCTGAGGTTGTTATTTTGGGTGAAAGAAAAGAAGGTTTATCTGACAGAAACGTAGATGCAAGAACAGCACTAACAGCAATGCTTGTAAAGACAATGAATCCAAAAGCTAAGATTTACGTTGAAGTTCTTCACGATGAGAACGCAGAAGTTTTTGAGAAAAGACTAGGAGTAAACGGAGTTTTTATGTACGGTAAAGTCATTGGAAGATTAATGTTTAATAGTATTGTCACTCCTGGATCTGCGAAGCTAATGGAAAAACTTTTAACAAATGAAGGTACTATAAAGAAAGTAAAAATAAAAGAGGTAGGTAACTTTGAAACTTTCGGCGAACTTATAAGATATCTCAGAAGGTATAAAGCCTTACCGATAGCAATAGAGAGAAAAGAAGAGGTAATACTGAATCCTCCCGATGAAGAAAAGTTAGAGGATGGGGATAATGTTTTTGTAGTTTTTTAA
- the leuB gene encoding 3-isopropylmalate dehydrogenase has protein sequence MLKKFKIAVLPGDGIGPEIVKQAVKVMDAVSEKFDIKLEYDYALIGGAAIDECGVPFPEETKEKILSSDAVLLGAVGGPKWDNLPFEIRPERALLGMRKLLNAFANLRPAKLYEELIDASTLKPEVVSGVDIMVIRELTSGIYFGIPKGIFEDDGERVGINTLRYRESEVERIAKVAFEVARKRNKKVTSVDKANVLEATVLWREVVERVHKEYEDVELNHMYVDNAAMQIIRWPKQFDVIVTTNMFGDILSDACAMLTGSLGMLPSASIGGKIGLYEPIHGSAPDIAEQNIANPIATINSVGMMFTYSFDMPEVEKAIDEAVKRVLAKGYRTRDIYSEGTKVVSTEEMGDLIAEEIKKM, from the coding sequence ATGTTGAAAAAGTTTAAGATAGCTGTTCTTCCAGGTGATGGTATTGGGCCTGAGATTGTAAAGCAAGCTGTGAAAGTAATGGATGCTGTTTCTGAAAAGTTTGATATAAAGCTTGAATATGATTATGCACTAATAGGTGGTGCTGCAATTGATGAATGTGGAGTTCCTTTCCCAGAGGAAACAAAAGAGAAAATTCTTTCATCAGATGCTGTTCTTCTTGGAGCTGTAGGTGGTCCTAAGTGGGATAATCTTCCATTTGAGATAAGACCAGAACGTGCACTTTTAGGAATGAGAAAGCTTTTAAATGCTTTTGCAAACCTTAGACCTGCAAAACTCTATGAAGAGCTTATTGATGCCTCTACCTTAAAGCCTGAAGTTGTTAGCGGCGTTGACATAATGGTTATTAGAGAGCTAACAAGTGGTATCTATTTTGGAATTCCGAAAGGCATTTTTGAAGACGATGGAGAGAGAGTAGGTATAAATACTTTAAGGTATAGAGAAAGTGAAGTTGAAAGAATTGCAAAAGTTGCTTTTGAAGTAGCAAGAAAGAGAAACAAGAAAGTAACAAGCGTTGATAAGGCGAACGTTCTTGAGGCAACCGTTTTATGGAGAGAAGTAGTAGAAAGAGTTCATAAAGAATATGAGGACGTTGAACTTAACCATATGTATGTTGATAATGCAGCAATGCAGATAATCAGATGGCCTAAGCAATTTGATGTTATAGTCACAACAAATATGTTTGGAGATATTCTCTCTGATGCTTGTGCAATGCTTACAGGTTCTCTTGGAATGCTTCCATCTGCAAGTATTGGTGGAAAAATTGGACTTTACGAGCCAATCCACGGTTCTGCTCCAGATATTGCAGAACAAAATATTGCTAACCCAATAGCTACTATAAATTCTGTCGGAATGATGTTTACATACTCTTTTGATATGCCAGAAGTTGAAAAAGCTATTGATGAAGCAGTTAAAAGAGTTCTCGCAAAAGGATATAGAACAAGAGACATTTATTCTGAAGGAACAAAAGTTGTGTCTACAGAGGAAATGGGTGATTTAATCGCCGAAGAGATAAAGAAGATGTAG
- a CDS encoding aspartate kinase, whose amino-acid sequence MALVVQKFGGTSMGSIDRIKHVATRVLEEKERGNDVVVVVSAMAGETDRLINLVKEITPEPNERDMDFVVSTGEQVSAGLLSIVLNSMGHPAISLTGWQAGIKTDEAFTKARILDIDVERIKKHLKEGKIVIITGFQGITEKGDITTLGRGGSDTSAVALAAALKAERCDIYTDVDGVYTADPRIVPEAKKIDVLSYEEMLELASLGAKVLQIRSVEFAMKYKVPLRVRSTFTKDEGTLIKEEDETMERVVVRGIAHNKNEARITVERVPDKPGIAAKIFDALADANIPVDMIVQNVSVDGYTDISFTVEKNDAAKAERITKEVAKEIGAKNVIRDDKIAKVSVVGLGMRSHAGVAGKVFETLANYGINIVMISTSEIKISCIIDEKFTELAVRVLHEAFGLDKSEQA is encoded by the coding sequence ATGGCTCTCGTTGTTCAAAAGTTTGGTGGAACATCTATGGGATCAATAGATAGAATAAAGCACGTTGCGACAAGGGTTTTAGAGGAGAAAGAAAGAGGAAACGATGTTGTTGTTGTTGTCTCTGCAATGGCTGGAGAAACAGATAGGCTAATAAACCTTGTAAAAGAAATAACTCCTGAACCAAACGAAAGGGATATGGACTTTGTAGTTTCTACTGGAGAACAGGTATCTGCAGGACTTCTTTCCATTGTTTTAAACAGTATGGGACATCCTGCTATCTCTTTAACAGGTTGGCAAGCAGGAATAAAAACGGACGAAGCCTTTACAAAAGCAAGGATTCTTGACATAGATGTTGAAAGAATAAAAAAACACCTTAAAGAAGGAAAAATTGTCATAATTACCGGTTTTCAAGGAATAACAGAAAAAGGCGATATTACAACCCTTGGAAGGGGTGGATCAGACACTTCTGCCGTTGCCCTTGCTGCCGCTTTGAAGGCTGAAAGGTGCGATATCTATACCGATGTGGATGGAGTTTATACAGCCGACCCAAGAATAGTTCCAGAAGCCAAGAAAATTGACGTTCTATCCTATGAAGAAATGCTTGAACTTGCATCTTTAGGTGCAAAAGTTCTTCAGATAAGGTCAGTAGAGTTCGCAATGAAGTATAAAGTTCCTCTAAGAGTTAGAAGTACTTTTACAAAGGACGAAGGAACGCTTATTAAGGAGGAAGACGAAACAATGGAAAGAGTTGTAGTAAGAGGAATTGCCCATAACAAGAATGAAGCAAGAATTACAGTAGAAAGAGTTCCAGATAAGCCTGGTATTGCTGCAAAAATTTTTGATGCTCTTGCTGATGCCAACATTCCGGTTGACATGATAGTTCAGAATGTTTCTGTTGATGGCTACACAGATATTTCCTTTACAGTAGAGAAAAACGATGCAGCCAAGGCCGAAAGAATAACAAAAGAGGTTGCAAAAGAGATTGGAGCAAAGAACGTAATAAGAGATGACAAAATTGCGAAAGTTTCTGTCGTTGGACTCGGAATGAGAAGCCACGCTGGAGTAGCTGGAAAAGTTTTTGAAACTCTTGCAAATTATGGAATAAACATTGTGATGATTTCAACTTCCGAAATAAAGATATCCTGTATCATAGACGAGAAGTTTACAGAGCTCGCTGTAAGAGTTCTCCACGAGGCTTTTGGACTTGATAAGAGTGAACAAGCCTAG